The Streptomyces camelliae genome window below encodes:
- a CDS encoding mycoredoxin, whose protein sequence is MQGTVTMYSTTWCGYCQRLKKQLEREGIAYTEINIEQDPESAAFVEKANGGNQTVPTVLFADGSTLTNPSLAQVKQKLAA, encoded by the coding sequence ATGCAGGGCACTGTGACGATGTACAGCACGACTTGGTGCGGCTACTGCCAGCGGCTGAAGAAGCAGCTGGAGCGGGAGGGCATCGCCTACACCGAGATCAACATCGAGCAGGACCCCGAGTCCGCCGCGTTCGTGGAGAAGGCGAACGGCGGAAACCAGACGGTCCCGACCGTGCTCTTCGCGGACGGCAGCACGCTGACGAACCCGTCGCTGGCTCAGGTGAAGCAGAAGCTGGCCGCGTAA